From a region of the Wolbachia endosymbiont (group B) of Gerris lacustris genome:
- a CDS encoding ankyrin repeat domain-containing protein encodes MSKKEKEESLLENSSKNIYERDENGRTVLHYAVDAKTVRLLIEKGANVNAADVEGYTALHLAVTEKYLETVRELIKSGGNVNAKEYENKCTPLHLACMVGKVEIVKELVEAGAEIEQEDKFGMIAMDYAKNSKEITEVLKKETDRIEKLFMRG; translated from the coding sequence ATGAGTAAAAAAGAAAAAGAGGAGTCACTATTAGAGAACTCAAGTAAAAATATTTATGAAAGAGACGAGAATGGAAGAACAGTTCTACATTATGCAGTAGACGCAAAAACAGTGAGGTTATTAATCGAAAAAGGAGCGAATGTGAATGCAGCAGATGTAGAAGGATACACAGCACTGCACTTAGCGGTAACGGAGAAATATCTAGAAACCGTGAGAGAATTAATAAAATCAGGAGGGAATGTAAATGCGAAAGAATATGAAAATAAATGCACTCCATTGCACCTTGCATGTATGGTGGGGAAAGTAGAAATAGTAAAAGAGTTAGTGGAAGCAGGAGCAGAAATAGAGCAAGAAGATAAGTTCGGAATGATAGCAATGGATTATGCGAAAAATAGTAAAGAGATAACCGAGGTATTAAAGAAAGAAACAGACAGGATTGAAAAGCTATTTATGAGAGGCTAA
- a CDS encoding ankyrin repeat domain-containing protein, whose amino-acid sequence MSFSKSKFFKEVSSNGFKNINKRNEEGETILHQAVEISDYKTVRLLIKKGAEVNARDKNGYTPLHCAVFAKSLENVKVLLREGAEVNATQYITGCTPLHSACKMGGAGVEIIKELVKAGAEVNQLNKYGATPMYYIWESEKYCSWNSEENEKASKFLREQGGITKSRELTCYGIEGLVGEIADMLNGSYMPELKIIEIGEIRKRDKSLIKKECQNLASKIMSQVNEMIDEVVRKKA is encoded by the coding sequence ATGAGTTTTAGCAAGAGTAAGTTTTTTAAAGAAGTATCAAGTAACGGGTTTAAAAACATTAATAAAAGAAATGAAGAAGGAGAGACGATATTACACCAAGCAGTAGAAATCTCTGATTACAAAACAGTGAGATTATTAATAAAAAAAGGGGCAGAGGTAAATGCAAGAGATAAAAATGGTTATACACCACTACACTGTGCAGTATTTGCAAAAAGCTTAGAAAATGTAAAAGTGCTGCTAAGGGAAGGAGCAGAAGTAAATGCCACTCAATACATCACCGGATGTACGCCATTGCACTCTGCGTGTAAAATGGGAGGAGCAGGAGTTGAAATAATAAAAGAGCTGGTAAAGGCAGGGGCTGAGGTTAATCAACTGAATAAATATGGCGCAACACCAATGTATTACATCTGGGAAAGTGAAAAGTATTGTTCATGGAATAGCGAAGAGAATGAAAAGGCGAGTAAGTTTCTGAGAGAACAAGGAGGAATAACAAAAAGTAGAGAACTGACGTGCTATGGAATAGAGGGGCTAGTGGGAGAAATAGCAGACATGTTGAATGGGAGCTACATGCCGGAGCTAAAAATAATAGAGATAGGAGAAATAAGGAAGAGAGACAAATCGCTAATAAAGAAAGAATGTCAAAATTTAGCAAGCAAGATAATGAGCCAAGTGAACGAAATGATAGATGAGGTGGTGAGAAAGAAGGCCTAA
- a CDS encoding phage tail protein: protein MLLPPNATKQERRIVEAIDYKVDSSCIRGFKFNLKEETLPWIIEEYGLEEILFWVKDKKKAVTEGVKFQRVRGTLTSLKIALKWANIDEITIIEEPPGKHFFELQIGIKDVPNDFFVDAVVELAKLSLPARSRLMRIFNDYYNAQRFILDESFFGDLLSDYSGVKVEKEGPMLSFGRKNSFKLKIANATFNFSTFRNHYERSFSNDLYRLDVAILEETEPHTKNYSGIYERSHLWYNVKALYSISQSLLPPIKFAKAQIVLSDSWKLGEINSCFPLCYQEEIGGTLFLGNDKLSDQLWNLEYKPILERFNISYEYEAKNLTDQKVAKANLTEYHVSCENDRSSGKEDSIHELENYILVFYPGVLKWHEHRHLHRSWKNSQVISLIS from the coding sequence ATGCTTCTACCACCTAATGCCACAAAACAAGAACGTAGAATAGTTGAAGCAATAGATTATAAAGTAGATTCGAGCTGTATAAGAGGGTTTAAGTTCAACCTGAAAGAAGAAACATTACCATGGATAATAGAAGAATATGGATTAGAAGAAATTTTATTCTGGGTGAAGGATAAGAAAAAGGCTGTAACAGAAGGAGTAAAATTTCAAAGAGTTAGAGGAACGCTAACATCATTAAAAATAGCTCTAAAATGGGCAAATATAGATGAGATTACAATTATTGAAGAACCGCCTGGAAAACATTTTTTTGAGCTGCAAATTGGAATAAAGGATGTGCCAAATGACTTTTTTGTAGATGCAGTTGTAGAATTGGCAAAGCTGTCATTACCAGCAAGATCGCGACTAATGAGAATTTTTAATGACTATTACAATGCTCAAAGATTCATATTAGACGAAAGTTTTTTCGGAGATCTTCTATCAGACTATTCAGGGGTGAAAGTTGAAAAAGAAGGGCCAATGTTGTCTTTTGGTCGGAAAAATTCATTTAAACTAAAAATAGCAAATGCAACTTTCAATTTTAGTACATTTCGAAATCATTATGAGAGAAGTTTTAGCAATGATTTATATCGCCTAGATGTTGCAATACTTGAAGAAACAGAGCCACATACCAAAAACTACAGTGGAATATATGAACGAAGTCACCTGTGGTATAATGTCAAAGCACTATATTCTATTTCGCAGAGTTTACTACCACCAATAAAGTTTGCCAAAGCACAGATTGTACTGTCAGATAGCTGGAAATTAGGAGAAATAAATAGCTGTTTTCCTCTTTGTTATCAAGAAGAGATAGGAGGCACACTTTTCCTTGGTAATGATAAACTTTCTGATCAGCTATGGAACTTGGAATACAAACCAATTTTGGAAAGATTTAATATCAGCTATGAATATGAAGCAAAGAATCTTACTGATCAAAAGGTTGCGAAAGCTAATTTAACGGAATATCACGTTAGTTGCGAAAATGATAGAAGTTCAGGAAAAGAAGATTCGATACACGAATTAGAAAATTACATTTTAGTATTTTACCCAGGAGTACTGAAGTGGCACGAACATAGACATTTGCACAGAAGTTGGAAAAATAGTCAAGTAATATCTCTAATAAGTTAA